The DNA sequence GCCTACCCCGCACTTTCGGGTTGTGCAGGAGCACGACGCGTGGCGTGACAATCCGGGAGACGGGGATCGTTTCCCGCTGGTGGTCAAACCGGCGCTTGAGGGCTCGACGCTTGGCATCAGTCTGGTGCGCAATCGTGATGAACTGATTGCGGGGCTCGAAGAGGCATTCAACTTTGCAGCGGTAGCGTTGATCGAAGAGTATATCGACGGCATGGAAATCACGGTCAGTGTGGTGAATGGCACGGTGTTGCCGATCATCCAGATCGCCCCGCAGGGCGGATTTTATGACTATCATGCCAAATATACTGCCGGACAGACTGAATATATTCTACCCGCACCACTGAGTGAGGAATTGACTGCGCGGATCAAGGAGCACACCGCGACGGTCTACACGGCACTGGGATGTGCAGGGGCGGCACGGGTCGATTATATGGTGCGCGGGGAAGAATATTTTTGTCTGGAAGTGAATACTATTCCGGGGATGACGGCGACCAGTTTGCTGCCGAAAGCCGCAGCACATGCCGGGATGTCATTTAACGCGCTGGTTGAACAAATCCTTTGCGGCGCGGCGCTTAAAGTTACGCAACGCAACCGTGATCAAAGGGGCTGACGGGGAGCGGAATGTCTGACCTGAAACACACAAAACCGCCAAAAATAAAGGCCAACCGGCGTCAGCGGCAAAAGCGTGACGGAATTGCCTGGCGCAAGTTGTTTCATGTTGCCCTGCGTTACACGGTGCTGGTCAGCATCGGTGG is a window from the Desulfuromonadaceae bacterium genome containing:
- a CDS encoding D-alanine--D-alanine ligase; the protein is MTIEELKTKRIAVLMGGTSAERAVSLRTGQAALDVLLKQGYQAQAIDAGFDLDQQLRAEGIEVAFIALHGRFGEDGTVQGLLEMMRIPYTGSGILASSLAIDKVATKKMLIFHGVPTPHFRVVQEHDAWRDNPGDGDRFPLVVKPALEGSTLGISLVRNRDELIAGLEEAFNFAAVALIEEYIDGMEITVSVVNGTVLPIIQIAPQGGFYDYHAKYTAGQTEYILPAPLSEELTARIKEHTATVYTALGCAGAARVDYMVRGEEYFCLEVNTIPGMTATSLLPKAAAHAGMSFNALVEQILCGAALKVTQRNRDQRG